A genome region from Alistipes dispar includes the following:
- the trmD gene encoding tRNA (guanosine(37)-N1)-methyltransferase TrmD, with amino-acid sequence MRIDIISSVPDLLASPLNESILKRAQEKGLVEIVVHNLHDYAHDRRKTTDDYPFGGEAGMVMKCEPVFELVEKLREERTYDEIIYTSPDGVRYDQHEANRLSTLGNIVILCGHYKGIDHRIREHLITREISIGDYVLTGGELAACIIADSVVRLIPGAIGDEASALTDSFQDNLLAPPVYTRPAEFRGWRVPDVLLSGDFARIARWQDEQAWERTERLRPDLLDDGNRNEAPKTPER; translated from the coding sequence ATGCGAATAGACATCATATCCTCCGTTCCCGACCTGCTCGCCTCGCCGCTGAACGAATCCATCCTCAAGCGGGCGCAGGAGAAGGGGCTCGTCGAGATCGTCGTCCACAACCTGCACGACTACGCCCATGACCGCCGCAAGACCACCGACGACTACCCGTTCGGCGGCGAGGCGGGGATGGTGATGAAGTGCGAGCCGGTGTTCGAGCTGGTCGAGAAGCTCCGGGAAGAGCGTACCTACGACGAGATCATCTACACCTCGCCCGACGGCGTCCGCTACGACCAGCACGAAGCCAACCGCCTCTCGACGCTCGGGAACATCGTCATCCTCTGCGGCCATTACAAGGGCATCGACCACCGCATCCGCGAGCACCTCATAACGCGCGAGATCTCGATCGGCGACTACGTGCTGACCGGCGGCGAGCTGGCCGCCTGCATCATCGCCGACTCGGTGGTGCGGCTCATTCCCGGAGCCATCGGCGACGAGGCTTCGGCTCTGACCGACTCGTTCCAGGACAACCTGCTGGCGCCGCCCGTTTACACGCGGCCCGCCGAATTCCGCGGATGGAGGGTTCCCGACGTGCTGCTGTCGGGCGACTTCGCCCGGATCGCCCGCTGGCAGGACGAACAGGCGTGGGAACGCACCGAACGGCTGCGGCCCGACCTGCTGGACGACGGAAACCGGAACGAGGCCCCCAAAACACCGGAAAGATGA
- a CDS encoding ion transporter has product MHQYDRLQRILTGKPFHYTVMFFIVASIAAVIGSSFETMRPYRHLLFGINYLASFVFLVEYVLRIVAAPARYPGRSPFRARVRYLFSFYGAVDFVAVLPFLLVYLFKDTPSVHIITLAYIFIVFKLIRHSRSFRFIGEVLSAVREELVTAYTACGIMVCFSAILMYYIERNAQPEAFANIGDGLWWSIVAFTTVGYGDIYPITPLGKLLSSLISLIGIAMIAIPTGIISSSFINLLQQKNKKE; this is encoded by the coding sequence ATGCACCAGTACGACCGGCTCCAGCGCATCCTGACGGGCAAACCGTTCCACTACACGGTAATGTTCTTCATCGTGGCCTCCATCGCGGCGGTCATCGGCAGTTCGTTCGAAACGATGCGCCCCTACCGCCACCTGCTCTTCGGGATCAATTACCTCGCATCGTTCGTCTTCCTGGTCGAATACGTGCTGCGCATCGTCGCGGCTCCGGCCCGCTACCCCGGCAGAAGCCCGTTCCGGGCGCGGGTCCGCTACCTCTTCTCGTTCTACGGCGCGGTGGACTTCGTGGCCGTGCTGCCCTTCCTGCTGGTCTATCTTTTCAAGGACACCCCCTCGGTCCACATCATCACGCTGGCATACATCTTCATCGTCTTCAAGCTCATCCGCCACTCGCGCTCGTTCCGGTTCATCGGGGAGGTCCTTTCGGCCGTACGCGAGGAACTCGTCACGGCCTATACCGCCTGCGGCATCATGGTCTGCTTCTCGGCGATCCTCATGTACTACATCGAACGCAACGCCCAGCCCGAAGCGTTCGCCAATATCGGCGACGGCCTGTGGTGGTCCATCGTGGCATTCACCACGGTCGGCTACGGCGACATCTACCCGATCACCCCGCTGGGGAAACTCCTGAGCAGCCTCATCAGTCTGATCGGAATCGCCATGATCGCCATCCCGACCGGTATCATCAGCTCGTCGTTCATCAACCTGCTGCAACAGAAAAACAAGAAAGAGTAA
- a CDS encoding FkbM family methyltransferase, with amino-acid sequence MKKTLHRILYRTLPLEGYLRAVSRLFFLWQRLGLGRRAPETEYVYHLPQLVRAGDTCIDIGANLGYYARTISRLAGPAGRVYAVEPVAPIRKVLSRNLRRCGNTEILPFALGAAAGPVRMGNDSARENGYFGTGRNFVNEGGGRSDVEFTAEMRRGSELFARLPRLDFIKCDIEGYEAVVMEEMRPLLERFRPTVLIETGGENRPRIVRLFTRLGYAGYTLDRGREIPLSPGSTKDIIFRPGAERPEDR; translated from the coding sequence TTGAAAAAGACGCTCCACCGCATCCTCTACCGCACGCTCCCGCTCGAAGGCTACCTCCGGGCGGTGAGCCGCCTGTTCTTCCTTTGGCAGCGGCTCGGACTGGGCCGCCGCGCCCCCGAGACGGAGTACGTTTACCACCTGCCGCAGCTCGTGCGCGCAGGGGACACGTGCATCGACATCGGCGCCAATCTGGGTTACTACGCCCGGACGATCTCCCGCCTCGCAGGCCCCGCAGGCCGCGTCTATGCCGTGGAACCCGTAGCCCCGATCCGCAAGGTGCTGAGCCGCAACCTCCGCCGGTGCGGCAACACGGAGATCCTCCCCTTCGCGCTCGGGGCGGCCGCCGGTCCGGTCCGCATGGGCAACGACTCGGCACGCGAAAACGGCTACTTCGGCACGGGCCGGAATTTCGTGAACGAGGGCGGCGGACGGAGCGACGTGGAATTCACGGCCGAAATGCGCCGCGGCAGCGAGCTGTTCGCCCGCCTGCCGCGCCTGGACTTCATCAAGTGCGACATCGAGGGGTACGAGGCGGTGGTCATGGAGGAGATGCGGCCGCTGCTCGAACGCTTCCGCCCCACGGTGCTCATCGAGACGGGCGGCGAAAACCGGCCGCGGATCGTCCGCCTTTTCACCCGGCTGGGCTATGCGGGCTACACGCTCGACCGCGGCCGCGAGATTCCCCTGAGCCCCGGAAGCACGAAGGACATCATCTTCCGGCCCGGCGCGGAACGCCCCGAGGACCGGTAA
- a CDS encoding MBL fold metallo-hydrolase: MKTACLQFNPIQENTYVVWDDTKQCVVIDAGNSSPREDAALDNFIAGHGLEPVMAINTHGHFDHTLGVGHLKERYGIPFALSGKDRFLLDNASASGSVFGVKVGAMPPAEIDLDGTPEIRFGRTTLRVIPTPGHTPGHVAFYEPQAKALFTGDTLFRESIGRTDLPGGDYSWIMRSILDSLLPLGEEVHVYPGHGPETTIGHETLYNPFIVEVLNDEVNYKN; encoded by the coding sequence ATGAAAACAGCCTGCCTGCAATTCAATCCCATACAGGAGAACACCTATGTCGTCTGGGACGACACGAAGCAGTGCGTCGTCATCGACGCCGGGAACTCCTCGCCGCGCGAGGACGCCGCGCTGGACAACTTCATCGCCGGACACGGGCTCGAACCCGTCATGGCCATCAACACCCACGGCCATTTCGACCACACGCTGGGCGTCGGACACCTCAAGGAGCGCTACGGCATTCCCTTCGCCCTCTCGGGCAAGGACCGCTTCCTGCTGGACAACGCCTCGGCGAGCGGCTCGGTCTTCGGCGTGAAGGTGGGCGCGATGCCCCCGGCGGAGATCGACCTCGACGGCACGCCCGAAATCCGCTTCGGACGGACGACCCTCCGCGTGATCCCCACCCCGGGCCACACCCCGGGCCACGTGGCGTTCTACGAGCCGCAGGCGAAAGCGCTCTTCACGGGCGACACGCTCTTCCGCGAGTCGATCGGCCGCACGGACCTGCCGGGCGGCGACTACTCGTGGATCATGCGTTCGATCCTCGACTCGTTGCTTCCGCTGGGCGAAGAGGTGCACGTCTATCCCGGTCACGGTCCGGAGACGACCATCGGCCACGAAACGCTCTACAACCCCTTCATCGTCGAGGTGCTGAACGACGAGGTGAACTACAAAAACTGA
- a CDS encoding DUF4961 domain-containing protein — translation MKRITKHKLLFGALAAALPLFVVSCLYFDNISQPERALPGSEIEITAQLRVEPGTNDKGRLVFAMLVPKAWNAAETASLSVTTKDYSQNKNGDPEVVNEPLEPMPAGEKDPKTGKPWSEAFMQVMGLGDNAGLPEQTEMEWVVWRSSTAFEIWDKITNPDNTETKFNPVHADVNIRLKTGSEPLTCYLGYSYGYDSYGLSVDEKRHADAQFKSLTVSDRVFSTTPSVFRYGDVFGITFSPSGTALEGAPEIYLCGTAVHDGGQRTEIKTAGDKNRMTPVEGRFEKFFWPKDLFGLPNDAVIEELHFHFINADGSIAVMDDENGGGEFFVEQSAE, via the coding sequence ATGAAAAGAATCACGAAACATAAGCTGCTTTTCGGCGCGCTCGCCGCGGCGCTGCCGCTGTTCGTCGTCTCCTGCCTCTACTTCGACAACATCAGCCAGCCCGAACGGGCCCTGCCCGGCTCCGAAATCGAAATCACGGCCCAACTGCGGGTCGAGCCGGGCACGAACGACAAGGGACGTCTGGTCTTCGCCATGCTCGTCCCGAAGGCGTGGAACGCCGCGGAGACCGCATCGCTCAGCGTGACCACGAAGGATTACAGCCAAAACAAGAACGGGGACCCCGAAGTCGTGAACGAACCGCTCGAACCGATGCCCGCCGGGGAAAAAGACCCCAAGACGGGCAAGCCGTGGAGCGAAGCCTTCATGCAGGTCATGGGGCTGGGCGACAACGCCGGCCTCCCGGAGCAGACGGAGATGGAGTGGGTCGTATGGCGCTCCTCGACCGCATTCGAAATCTGGGACAAGATCACCAACCCGGACAACACGGAGACCAAGTTCAATCCCGTGCACGCCGACGTGAACATCCGGCTGAAAACCGGCTCCGAACCGCTCACCTGCTACCTGGGGTACAGCTACGGATACGACAGCTACGGCCTCAGCGTCGATGAGAAGCGCCATGCGGACGCGCAGTTCAAGTCCCTCACGGTCTCCGACAGGGTATTCTCCACGACCCCCTCGGTGTTCCGCTACGGCGACGTGTTCGGCATCACCTTCTCGCCCTCCGGAACCGCGCTGGAAGGTGCTCCGGAGATCTACCTCTGCGGCACGGCCGTCCACGACGGCGGACAAAGGACCGAAATCAAGACCGCCGGGGACAAGAACCGCATGACGCCCGTCGAGGGACGCTTCGAGAAGTTCTTCTGGCCGAAGGACCTCTTCGGGCTTCCGAACGACGCGGTGATCGAGGAGCTGCACTTCCACTTCATCAACGCCGACGGCAGCATCGCGGTCATGGACGACGAGAACGGCGGCGGGGAGTTCTTCGTCGAGCAGTCGGCCGAATAA
- a CDS encoding family 78 glycoside hydrolase catalytic domain: MKRILPYALLLLGLTAADAFATAPAGEVPEAGPRETSRRPERRDTPRLERLTCEGLTDPPAIGVAAPRLGWQLRSGRQGDAQRSYRIEVASDSLLLAAGKADLWDSGEVRSPRSVAVPYGGRPLGARTQCWWRVTVRTEKGGRRVVSPIARFGVGLTDPAAVAGRFIGLEGSGATAVLLRRRFDLPETGDAALLHVNSLGYHEVWINGRKAGDACLAPALSQLDKRSLWVTYDAAPYLREGVNEVVIWLGQGWYKRGTFGRWQPDEPYTEPLVRAQIDTRTDGTWQTVCRTDLSWRAALSGYRDTGSWNALDFGGEEVDARRNPRSMAPDDLAALDWRPVIARDKPGHRATPQTVQPDRVQERLLPHELRETAPGVWRLDFGRVVTGWLEADFEELLPGARVEIAYSDATEPDGSLADQRQRDTYIACGDRNGERFTNKFNHHAFRYAEVRGLARTPRREDFRALAIRTDYRPEAEFASSDADLNAIHDMIARTLACLAYNGYMVDCPHLERAGYGGDGNSSTEILQTLYGVAPLYANWVQAWDDAMRPGGSLPHVAPNAGAGGGGPYWCGFLVMAPWQTWLNYGDPSLVERHYPAMREWIGYVERHMRDGLLTRWPDTPYRDWFLGDWLAPRGVDTGNEASVSLVNNCFVSDCYARMAQMARLTGRPDEADGFEARREALNRTIHARFYDPATQTYATGSQLDMVYPMLVGATPDSLRGAVRERLFRLTREAMRDHIGGGLVGVPLITRWAIEERCPEFIYRMLKQRDYPGYLHMIDHGATTTWEYWSGERSRVHNCYNGIGTWFYQALGGLRTDPAHPGYEHVRIDPQIPAGVTWCRIAKETPYGRIEVGWRLDEGTLRIDVVLPPGVTAAAAVPDGTRALRHNGRRGDPAQPQLELESGRHRLTFALDAAPGTETPSADGPKIRPAHRKTNP, from the coding sequence ATGAAGAGAATCCTTCCATACGCACTCCTGCTGCTCGGCCTCACCGCCGCCGATGCGTTCGCAACCGCACCGGCCGGCGAGGTTCCGGAAGCGGGACCGCGGGAGACCTCCCGGCGGCCGGAGCGGCGGGATACGCCCCGCCTCGAACGGCTCACGTGCGAGGGGCTGACCGACCCGCCGGCCATCGGCGTCGCCGCGCCCCGGCTGGGGTGGCAACTGCGTTCCGGCCGGCAGGGCGACGCGCAGCGCAGCTACCGCATCGAGGTCGCCTCGGACAGCCTGCTGCTCGCCGCCGGGAAGGCCGACCTCTGGGATTCGGGCGAGGTGCGCTCCCCGCGCTCGGTGGCGGTTCCCTACGGGGGCCGTCCGCTCGGGGCCCGCACGCAGTGCTGGTGGCGCGTCACGGTCCGCACCGAAAAGGGCGGCAGGCGCGTCGTCTCCCCGATCGCCCGCTTCGGCGTCGGCCTCACGGACCCGGCGGCCGTCGCCGGACGGTTCATCGGCCTCGAAGGCTCGGGAGCCACGGCCGTGCTGCTGCGCCGGAGGTTCGACCTCCCCGAAACGGGGGATGCGGCCCTGCTGCACGTCAATTCGCTGGGTTACCACGAAGTCTGGATCAACGGCCGCAAGGCGGGCGACGCCTGCCTCGCTCCGGCCCTCTCGCAGCTCGACAAACGCTCGCTGTGGGTGACCTACGACGCCGCGCCCTACCTGCGCGAAGGCGTGAACGAGGTGGTGATCTGGCTCGGACAGGGATGGTACAAACGCGGCACGTTCGGCCGCTGGCAGCCCGACGAGCCCTACACCGAACCGCTCGTGCGGGCGCAGATCGACACGCGGACCGACGGCACGTGGCAGACCGTCTGCCGCACGGACCTCTCCTGGCGCGCGGCGCTGAGCGGCTACCGCGACACGGGGTCGTGGAACGCCCTCGACTTCGGCGGCGAGGAGGTCGATGCGCGGCGCAACCCGCGCTCGATGGCTCCGGACGATCTGGCCGCGCTCGACTGGCGGCCGGTGATCGCACGCGACAAGCCCGGCCACCGCGCAACGCCCCAGACGGTCCAGCCCGACCGCGTGCAGGAGCGGCTGCTGCCGCACGAACTGCGCGAAACGGCCCCCGGCGTCTGGCGGCTCGACTTCGGACGGGTCGTCACCGGATGGCTGGAGGCCGATTTCGAAGAGCTGCTCCCCGGCGCGCGCGTCGAGATCGCGTACAGCGACGCGACGGAGCCCGACGGGAGCCTCGCAGACCAGCGGCAGCGCGACACCTACATCGCCTGCGGCGACCGCAACGGCGAACGCTTCACCAACAAGTTCAACCACCACGCCTTCCGCTACGCCGAGGTGCGCGGACTGGCGCGGACGCCCCGCCGGGAGGATTTCCGGGCGCTGGCGATCCGCACCGACTACCGTCCGGAAGCGGAGTTCGCCTCGTCGGACGCCGACCTGAACGCCATCCACGACATGATCGCCCGCACGCTGGCGTGTCTGGCCTACAACGGCTACATGGTCGATTGCCCCCACCTCGAACGCGCGGGATACGGCGGCGACGGCAACTCCTCGACCGAGATCCTGCAAACCCTCTACGGCGTGGCCCCGCTCTACGCCAACTGGGTGCAGGCGTGGGACGACGCGATGCGTCCGGGAGGCAGCCTGCCGCACGTGGCCCCCAACGCCGGGGCGGGCGGAGGAGGCCCCTACTGGTGCGGTTTCCTGGTCATGGCCCCGTGGCAGACGTGGCTCAACTACGGCGACCCCTCGCTCGTCGAGCGCCACTACCCCGCCATGCGGGAGTGGATCGGCTACGTCGAGCGGCACATGCGCGACGGCCTGCTGACCCGATGGCCCGACACCCCCTACCGGGACTGGTTCCTCGGCGACTGGCTCGCGCCGCGGGGCGTCGATACGGGCAACGAAGCCTCCGTATCGCTGGTGAACAACTGCTTCGTCAGCGACTGCTACGCCAGGATGGCGCAGATGGCCCGCCTGACGGGCCGCCCGGACGAGGCCGACGGCTTCGAGGCGCGCCGCGAGGCGCTCAACCGCACGATCCACGCGCGGTTCTACGACCCCGCGACGCAGACCTACGCCACCGGCTCGCAGCTCGACATGGTCTATCCGATGCTGGTGGGGGCCACCCCCGACTCGCTCCGCGGCGCCGTGCGCGAAAGGCTCTTCCGCCTGACGCGCGAGGCGATGCGCGACCACATCGGCGGCGGACTGGTCGGCGTGCCGCTCATCACGCGCTGGGCCATCGAGGAACGCTGCCCGGAGTTCATCTACCGGATGCTCAAACAGCGCGACTACCCGGGCTATCTGCACATGATCGACCACGGCGCGACCACGACGTGGGAATACTGGAGCGGCGAGCGCAGCCGCGTGCACAACTGCTACAACGGCATCGGCACGTGGTTCTACCAGGCCCTCGGCGGGCTGCGCACGGACCCCGCGCACCCCGGCTACGAGCACGTGCGGATCGACCCGCAGATTCCCGCGGGCGTCACCTGGTGCCGGATCGCCAAGGAGACGCCCTACGGACGGATCGAGGTCGGCTGGCGGCTCGACGAGGGTACGCTCCGCATCGACGTCGTGCTGCCCCCGGGCGTCACCGCCGCGGCCGCCGTGCCCGACGGAACGCGCGCGCTGCGCCACAACGGCCGCCGGGGCGACCCCGCACAGCCGCAACTGGAGCTGGAGAGCGGCCGCCACCGCCTGACATTCGCCCTCGACGCGGCCCCCGGGACGGAAACCCCGTCTGCGGACGGCCCGAAGATACGACCCGCCCACCGAAAAACGAACCCTTAA